From Acidobacteriota bacterium, one genomic window encodes:
- a CDS encoding M14 metallopeptidase family protein, with the protein MKGLREYSRGMSMVFLFILGVMTSVQVSADVERPERFFGFKPGTDRMLFDYETLIQYLQKLDQASPRVALLEIGSSPMGKKLYVLFISSEENIGNLESLREINRRLALDPGIPDPEREKMIRRGRVFVLATLSMHSSEVGPTQSLPLIAYDLATTADPVVMKWLDNVVYMIVPCHNPDGMDMIVENYNRYKGTKYEGSSMPGIYHKYTGHDNNRDFITLSQSDTKAIAAIYNRDWFPQVMVEKHQMGTTGPQYFVPPPHDPITENIDAGVWNWVWIFGSNLAKDMTEKGLKGISQHYLFDDYWPGSTETALWKNVIGFLTEAASAKVATPIFVEPIELNASGKGLAEYKKSINMTLPWPGGWWKLSDIVEYEVESFISILRTASQNREAILKFRNDLCRKEVERGRLEPPFYYILPAMQHDLSELVALVNLLREHGVDVYRLSAPVQAGERTFREGDIVIPLSQPFRPFIKEVMERQSYPIRHYTPGGEIIKPYDVTSWSLPLHRDIESIEAHQRSSNLESKLQKITDAFHLRSKFPEKAAAAIFNVNNNESFMAAFTAIELGMSVERLEKSVKIVGVEFPAGSFIVPIGDRNRNEMKKLLEGLPVSPVFAADPVSATSRPLKVPRIALVESYFHDMDAGWTRFLFDSYHIPYRVIRPGDFKQIDFAKEFDLVLLPDQDDAILKEGKRKPDEDYFISDYPPEFAEGIGDKGMEALMTFIDKGGIIVSWGRSTKLFMETLKIPLGEEKKEEFQLPVRDLSKKFREAGFFCPGSFLKVDWLEEHPLTLGIDKRAGLFSEGKIVFSTSLPNLDMDRRIIASFPEKEILLSGYCEKEAMIGRKPALAWFKKGKGQFVLFGFNPQFRASTPATFKLIFNSILLDKIKE; encoded by the coding sequence ATGAAAGGACTCCGAGAATATTCAAGGGGGATGAGCATGGTTTTTCTGTTCATCCTCGGGGTAATGACCTCTGTCCAGGTATCTGCCGATGTCGAGCGGCCAGAACGGTTCTTCGGCTTCAAACCAGGCACTGACAGGATGCTCTTCGACTACGAGACCCTCATCCAGTACCTTCAGAAGCTCGATCAGGCTTCCCCACGGGTCGCGTTGCTGGAGATCGGGTCGTCTCCCATGGGGAAGAAGCTCTACGTCCTGTTTATCTCATCGGAAGAGAACATCGGTAATCTCGAATCGTTGAGAGAGATCAACCGAAGACTGGCTCTGGATCCTGGCATCCCTGATCCGGAAAGAGAAAAAATGATCAGGAGAGGAAGGGTCTTCGTTCTTGCCACGCTATCCATGCATTCTTCCGAGGTAGGACCAACACAATCCCTTCCTCTCATCGCTTACGACCTGGCAACAACCGCCGATCCAGTCGTGATGAAATGGCTGGATAACGTCGTCTACATGATCGTTCCATGTCACAACCCCGACGGCATGGACATGATCGTGGAGAATTACAATAGATACAAGGGAACAAAATATGAAGGAAGCTCCATGCCTGGCATCTATCATAAATATACCGGTCATGACAACAACCGGGATTTCATCACCCTCTCGCAGAGCGATACGAAGGCAATTGCTGCCATTTACAACAGGGACTGGTTCCCGCAGGTGATGGTGGAGAAGCATCAGATGGGGACGACGGGTCCGCAGTATTTCGTTCCGCCGCCCCACGATCCCATCACGGAAAACATCGATGCAGGTGTATGGAACTGGGTCTGGATCTTCGGTTCGAATCTGGCAAAGGACATGACGGAGAAAGGGCTCAAGGGGATTTCCCAGCATTATCTCTTCGACGATTACTGGCCCGGTTCTACTGAGACTGCGCTCTGGAAGAACGTCATTGGCTTTCTAACCGAAGCCGCGAGCGCGAAAGTCGCCACTCCGATATTCGTTGAACCGATTGAATTGAATGCTTCCGGGAAGGGGCTTGCGGAATACAAGAAGAGCATCAACATGACCCTTCCATGGCCAGGAGGCTGGTGGAAGCTGAGCGACATAGTGGAGTACGAAGTAGAATCCTTCATTTCCATCCTCAGAACGGCATCCCAGAACAGAGAGGCAATACTCAAGTTCAGGAACGACCTGTGCAGGAAAGAAGTGGAAAGGGGAAGGCTGGAACCACCCTTCTACTATATTCTTCCCGCCATGCAACATGATCTGAGCGAACTCGTAGCCCTCGTCAATCTTCTCAGGGAGCATGGAGTGGATGTTTACCGGCTCTCTGCCCCGGTCCAGGCAGGGGAACGCACTTTCAGAGAAGGAGACATAGTCATCCCGCTATCTCAACCATTCCGCCCATTCATCAAGGAGGTGATGGAGCGGCAGTCTTACCCCATCAGGCACTACACGCCAGGTGGAGAGATCATCAAGCCCTATGACGTTACGAGCTGGTCTCTTCCTCTTCACAGAGATATCGAGTCGATCGAGGCTCACCAGCGCTCCAGCAATCTTGAATCAAAATTGCAGAAAATTACCGACGCATTCCATCTGCGGAGCAAATTTCCGGAGAAGGCGGCCGCCGCCATCTTCAACGTGAACAACAACGAAAGCTTCATGGCAGCTTTCACAGCTATCGAACTCGGCATGAGCGTTGAACGCCTGGAGAAATCTGTAAAGATCGTTGGCGTGGAGTTTCCGGCAGGAAGCTTTATCGTCCCGATTGGAGACAGGAACCGCAATGAGATGAAAAAGCTTCTTGAAGGATTACCCGTTTCGCCGGTATTTGCCGCAGATCCTGTAAGCGCAACATCAAGACCATTGAAAGTTCCCAGGATAGCTCTCGTCGAATCTTATTTCCATGATATGGATGCCGGCTGGACCAGGTTTCTCTTCGATTCCTATCACATCCCTTACAGAGTCATCCGCCCCGGAGATTTTAAACAGATTGACTTTGCAAAAGAGTTCGACCTGGTTCTACTTCCCGATCAGGATGACGCGATACTAAAAGAGGGGAAGAGGAAGCCTGATGAAGACTACTTCATAAGCGACTATCCTCCTGAATTCGCTGAGGGGATCGGGGACAAGGGGATGGAGGCACTGATGACCTTCATCGATAAGGGCGGCATCATCGTATCGTGGGGTCGGTCGACAAAGCTCTTCATGGAGACGCTGAAAATCCCGCTCGGCGAAGAGAAAAAAGAGGAGTTTCAGCTTCCAGTCAGAGACCTATCGAAAAAATTCAGAGAAGCGGGGTTCTTCTGTCCAGGTTCCTTTCTTAAAGTGGACTGGTTGGAGGAGCATCCTCTCACGCTCGGCATTGATAAGAGAGCGGGGCTATTTTCCGAAGGAAAAATCGTTTTTTCAACCTCCCTGCCCAACCTGGACATGGACCGACGAATCATCGCATCCTTTCCTGAGAAGGAGATTCTTCTGAGCGGATACTGCGAGAAAGAGGCAATGATCGGCAGAAAGCCGGCCCTGGCGTGGTTCAAGAAGGGAAAGGGTCAGTTCGTCCTGTTCGGCTTCAACCCGCAGTTCCGGGCTTCAACCCCTGCGACCTTCAAACTCATCTTCAACTCCATCCTTCTGGATAAGATAAAGGAATAA
- a CDS encoding acyl-CoA dehydratase activase, which translates to MSQDRIHVGVDVGSVSAKVVLIDDARNILEEHYTRTKGRPLETTLSVLTGIFSRVPEEMVASFSVTGTAGKLIAELLNAEFVNEVIAQSKSTAHFHPQVKTIIEMGGEDSKLILLENNSSNGEYRIVDFSMNTVCAAGTGSFLDQQASRMNFTIEEFGNLALKSKSPPRIAGRCSVFAKSDMIHLQQGATADYDIIAGLCYALARNFKSNIGKGKPFISPISFQGGVAANAGMRKAFLDVLELKENEFIIPKYFACMGAIGAAFITMENSGSSKKAFQGLGNLREYLTLPAQSEMSMEPLSLSEHHKKEKTWQPLMHLHAGQKIPAYLGIDVGSISTNVVVIDEKGNVLSKRYLMTAGRPIEAIRRGLDEVGTEIGHLVEIKAVGTTGSGRYLTGDYVGADTIRNEITAQATAAVHIDPHVDTIFEIGGQDSKYISLDHGAIVDFEMNKVCAAGTGSFLEEQAEKLGLSIKEEFGNLALSACDPVCMGERCTVFMESDLLHHQQRGAKPDSLVAGLSYAIVHNYLNKVVGNKRIGNNIFFQGGTAFNNGVVAAFEKVTGKKIVVPEHNEVMGAIGCALLAMDSNPDRTNFKGWDLSKRPYELSTFECQDCSNRCEIRQVTVAGENALFYGSRCEKYDIDHKRRKKRIELPDLFAEREKALYASRIDSETIPDDAPVIGIPRILTFHELMPFWRTFFESLGFRIVFSDKTNKRLIHKGLEKVVAETCFPIKVTHGHVQDLIDRGVKTIFLPSIVDMPLSHSSLKGSYCCPYVQAIPYTIRSAIDFESNGVRLLSPVIHFSWSQKNLKRTLTDLAQEMGKSGEEAEKAFSSASRALNCFQASLKERGREILKNLKEGQNAMVLISRPYNGCDPGMNMELPRKLRDLGIIAIPMDYLSLDEVDLVDEWQDMYWKYGQKIFSAAEIVHDDPRLHAIYLTNFSCGPDSFILHFFREKMRGKPYLQLEVDEHSADAGLITRLEAFMDSLKNVHKRGKKEERKPKTLVLTRDAYSRKIHIPYMTEHAHALIGAFHACNIDAQLFAPSNQDSILLGRKVTSGKECYPCILTAGDMARIVKSPDFDRHHSAFFMPSGSGPCRFGQYHRLHRLILDDLGFPDVPIYSPNQNARLYKDLKILGRNFTRITWQGVVAIDLLEKKLRETRPYEVHREVTDKLFNSFLRRTYEVVRDSKNDPKKCLAGLLELLEEARTCFNQIELMDAGSKPRIGLVGEIYIRNNPFSNENIVRQLEKLGAEVWLPTVAEWFLYLNVTSQRYNFRHRHFFNAFKIFLADQVQKSDMKKLEAVFKGDIVNAHEPTIEETLEYASPYVDDSFQGEAVLSVGKCVDFMKKGVSGLVNVMPFTCMPGTIVGAIMKRFREEHDNIPFLNMAYDGQEETGALTRLEAFMHQVRQYQKKGKEKA; encoded by the coding sequence ATGAGTCAGGACAGAATTCATGTGGGGGTGGATGTTGGATCGGTCAGTGCTAAGGTTGTTCTGATCGATGATGCGAGAAATATCCTCGAAGAACATTACACGCGCACAAAGGGACGTCCTTTAGAGACTACCCTGAGCGTTCTGACCGGAATATTCTCCCGCGTTCCGGAGGAAATGGTAGCCAGTTTCTCGGTCACTGGTACAGCCGGGAAACTCATCGCCGAGCTCCTGAATGCGGAGTTCGTCAATGAGGTGATAGCTCAGAGCAAATCCACAGCCCATTTCCATCCGCAGGTCAAGACCATCATAGAGATGGGTGGAGAGGATTCCAAGCTTATCCTCCTGGAGAACAACTCTTCAAACGGTGAATACAGGATCGTCGATTTTTCCATGAATACGGTCTGCGCCGCGGGGACTGGTTCGTTTCTGGATCAGCAGGCCAGCCGTATGAACTTCACAATCGAAGAGTTCGGTAATCTCGCCCTTAAATCCAAATCCCCGCCGCGCATTGCAGGGCGGTGCAGCGTCTTTGCCAAGAGTGACATGATCCACCTTCAGCAGGGTGCTACCGCAGATTATGACATCATAGCGGGCCTCTGCTACGCGCTTGCGCGAAATTTCAAATCCAACATCGGCAAGGGAAAACCTTTCATAAGCCCCATCTCCTTCCAGGGGGGCGTTGCCGCCAATGCAGGTATGCGAAAGGCCTTTCTCGATGTCCTGGAACTGAAAGAAAACGAATTTATCATTCCAAAGTACTTTGCCTGCATGGGAGCCATCGGCGCGGCCTTCATCACCATGGAAAACAGCGGCTCTTCAAAGAAGGCATTCCAGGGTCTGGGGAATCTTCGGGAGTACCTTACCCTGCCGGCCCAGTCCGAAATGTCCATGGAGCCTCTTTCACTGTCCGAGCATCATAAGAAAGAAAAGACCTGGCAACCACTGATGCATCTTCATGCTGGCCAGAAGATCCCGGCCTACCTGGGGATCGATGTGGGTTCCATTTCCACTAACGTCGTCGTCATCGACGAGAAGGGAAATGTCCTCTCCAAGCGCTATCTGATGACAGCCGGAAGACCGATCGAAGCGATCCGGAGAGGTCTGGACGAGGTCGGCACAGAGATCGGACATCTCGTCGAGATCAAAGCGGTCGGGACCACAGGCTCTGGTCGATACCTCACGGGGGACTACGTTGGAGCAGACACGATCCGGAACGAGATCACCGCCCAGGCGACCGCGGCCGTGCACATCGACCCGCATGTCGATACCATATTTGAAATCGGCGGACAGGATTCAAAGTATATATCGCTCGACCATGGAGCAATCGTAGATTTTGAGATGAACAAGGTCTGCGCTGCCGGAACGGGATCATTCCTGGAAGAACAGGCGGAAAAGCTTGGGCTCTCCATCAAGGAGGAGTTCGGGAACCTTGCCCTGAGCGCCTGTGATCCGGTTTGCATGGGGGAGCGATGCACAGTCTTCATGGAATCGGACCTCCTCCATCATCAGCAGAGAGGAGCGAAACCGGACAGCCTCGTTGCGGGCCTGAGTTACGCCATCGTCCACAACTACCTGAACAAAGTCGTCGGTAACAAGCGGATTGGTAACAATATCTTCTTCCAAGGGGGGACTGCTTTCAACAACGGTGTAGTGGCTGCCTTCGAAAAGGTGACGGGGAAGAAGATTGTCGTCCCAGAGCACAATGAGGTCATGGGAGCCATCGGCTGTGCCCTCCTGGCTATGGACAGCAACCCGGACAGGACAAATTTCAAAGGGTGGGATCTGAGCAAGCGACCGTACGAACTCAGTACTTTTGAATGCCAGGACTGCTCCAATCGCTGCGAGATCCGGCAGGTGACGGTCGCAGGGGAGAATGCGCTGTTCTATGGCAGCCGCTGCGAGAAGTATGACATTGATCATAAGCGAAGGAAGAAGCGAATAGAATTGCCAGATCTCTTTGCCGAGCGCGAGAAAGCACTCTACGCTTCCCGGATCGACTCTGAAACCATTCCGGATGATGCGCCGGTCATCGGAATTCCCCGGATCCTCACCTTCCATGAGCTCATGCCTTTCTGGAGAACCTTCTTCGAATCGCTTGGATTCCGCATAGTTTTTTCGGATAAGACGAACAAGCGCCTCATCCATAAGGGGCTGGAAAAGGTCGTCGCGGAGACCTGCTTCCCCATCAAGGTCACTCACGGTCATGTGCAGGATCTGATTGACAGGGGAGTGAAGACGATCTTTCTGCCGAGTATCGTCGATATGCCCCTATCACACTCCTCGCTGAAGGGGAGTTATTGCTGTCCTTACGTCCAGGCCATTCCTTATACAATTCGATCTGCCATCGATTTTGAAAGCAACGGGGTCAGACTCCTCTCGCCTGTTATCCACTTCAGCTGGTCGCAAAAGAATCTTAAGCGCACTCTGACAGATCTTGCACAAGAGATGGGCAAGAGCGGAGAGGAAGCGGAGAAAGCCTTCAGCTCGGCTTCAAGAGCGCTGAACTGCTTTCAGGCATCTCTGAAAGAACGCGGAAGGGAAATACTGAAGAATCTCAAAGAAGGCCAGAACGCCATGGTTCTCATCAGTCGACCATACAACGGCTGCGATCCCGGGATGAACATGGAGCTTCCCAGGAAGCTGCGCGATCTGGGGATAATAGCCATTCCAATGGATTACCTCTCCCTCGACGAGGTCGATCTCGTCGATGAATGGCAGGATATGTACTGGAAGTACGGTCAAAAGATCTTCAGTGCCGCGGAGATAGTGCATGACGATCCCAGGCTGCACGCCATCTACCTCACCAACTTTTCCTGTGGTCCGGATTCTTTCATCCTTCACTTCTTCCGGGAAAAGATGAGAGGAAAGCCATACCTGCAGCTCGAGGTGGATGAACACAGCGCAGATGCGGGTCTCATCACACGGCTGGAAGCCTTCATGGACAGCCTGAAGAACGTCCATAAGCGGGGCAAGAAGGAAGAGAGAAAGCCCAAGACACTAGTCCTCACCAGGGATGCTTACAGTCGAAAGATCCACATTCCTTACATGACCGAGCATGCTCATGCGTTGATCGGAGCGTTCCATGCCTGCAACATTGATGCACAGCTCTTCGCCCCGTCCAATCAGGATTCTATCCTCCTCGGGAGGAAAGTGACCTCTGGCAAAGAGTGTTATCCTTGCATCCTGACGGCGGGCGATATGGCGCGCATCGTGAAGAGCCCGGACTTCGACCGTCATCACTCGGCCTTCTTCATGCCGTCCGGAAGCGGCCCCTGCCGCTTCGGGCAGTACCATCGGCTGCACCGTTTGATCCTCGATGATCTCGGATTCCCCGACGTTCCCATCTACTCCCCGAATCAGAACGCACGGCTATATAAGGACCTGAAGATCCTGGGAAGGAACTTCACGCGGATCACCTGGCAGGGAGTCGTCGCAATCGACCTTCTGGAAAAGAAGCTAAGGGAGACCCGACCTTACGAGGTCCATCGCGAAGTGACCGATAAGCTCTTCAATTCTTTCCTGCGGAGAACCTATGAGGTCGTGCGCGATAGCAAGAATGATCCGAAAAAATGCTTGGCCGGCCTGCTTGAACTTCTCGAGGAGGCCAGAACATGTTTCAATCAGATCGAGCTTATGGACGCTGGCTCGAAGCCGAGGATAGGCCTTGTTGGAGAGATATACATTCGCAATAACCCATTCAGCAACGAGAACATAGTCCGACAGCTCGAGAAGCTGGGCGCTGAGGTGTGGCTGCCGACGGTCGCCGAGTGGTTCCTCTACTTGAACGTCACGTCCCAGCGTTATAACTTCAGGCACAGGCACTTCTTCAACGCCTTCAAGATATTCCTTGCAGACCAGGTCCAGAAGAGCGACATGAAGAAGCTCGAGGCGGTCTTTAAGGGAGATATTGTCAATGCCCATGAGCCGACCATTGAGGAAACGCTGGAGTACGCATCTCCATACGTCGATGATTCCTTCCAGGGAGAGGCCGTTCTTTCTGTCGGAAAATGTGTGGATTTCATGAAGAAGGGGGTTTCCGGTCTGGTCAACGTCATGCCCTTCACCTGTATGCCCGGAACGATAGTTGGAGCCATCATGAAGCGGTTCCGCGAGGAGCACGACAACATTCCATTCCTGAACATGGCATACGACGGCCAGGAAGAGACTGGAGCGCTCACCCGCCTGGAAGCATTCATGCACCAGGTTAGGCAGTACCAGAAAAAAGGGAAGGAAAAAGCCTGA